In Gemmatimonadota bacterium, the genomic window GCATGACCGCGAAGACGAGGATGCCGGCGATGGCCGCCGGCTGGATCCAGTTCGACAGCGCACGCCTGACCCAAGGCCTGCGGAAAAGCCCGATCACGCCGAAGCCTCGTAGTGGAGGATCTGGTTGAGGAAGGCCCGGGTCCGTTCTTCCCTGGGCGCGTCGAAGAAGGCGTCCGGCGCGGCGCTCTCGACGATCTCGCCGTGGTCCATGAAGACGACCCGGTCGGAAACCTTGCGGGCGAAACCCATTTCGTGGGTCACGCAGACCATGGTGATGCCGCTGTCCGTGAGTTCGAAGATCACGTCGAGGACCTCACGGATCATTTCCGGGTCGAGCGACGACGTGGGTTCGTCGAAGAGCAGGATATCGGGCCGCATGCACAGCGCCCGGGCGATCGCCACGCGTTGCTGCTGCCCGCCGGAGAGCTGGTCGGGGTACTTTTCGGCCTGGTCCCCGATGTGCACGCGCTCAAGATAGGACAGGGCGGTTTCTTCCGCCTTCTCCTTATCCATCCCGAGATTGCGCATGGGGGCGAGGGCCAGGTTCCGCAGGACGGTCATGTGGGGGAACAGGTTGAAGCTCTGGAACACCATGCCGATCTTCCCGCGCAGTTCGCGGGGAAGCCGCTCGCCCGGTCCCAGCGGGACGCCGTGGACCCGGACCACGCCCCGGTCGTGGGTTTCCAGCCGGTTGATGCAGCGGATCAGCGTGGACTTGCCCGAACCGGACGGACCACAGACGACGACGCACTCGCCTTCGCCGATGCTCAGGTCCACGTCCCGGAGCACCTGGAACGTCCCGAACCACTTGCTTACGTCTTCAAACGCGATAATGGATGGGGTATCGTCAGACACGGATCAGGTGCCCTCGATCATCGCCTTCATCCTGGCCGCGACCCAGTCGACCGCCACGTCGATCATACCCTGTCCCTTCACGGCGTCGGCGAGTTTGGCCTCGTGGTGGAATTCCCGGTCC contains:
- a CDS encoding amino acid ABC transporter ATP-binding protein, whose amino-acid sequence is MIAFEDVSKWFGTFQVLRDVDLSIGEGECVVVCGPSGSGKSTLIRCINRLETHDRGVVRVHGVPLGPGERLPRELRGKIGMVFQSFNLFPHMTVLRNLALAPMRNLGMDKEKAEETALSYLERVHIGDQAEKYPDQLSGGQQQRVAIARALCMRPDILLFDEPTSSLDPEMIREVLDVIFELTDSGITMVCVTHEMGFARKVSDRVVFMDHGEIVESAAPDAFFDAPREERTRAFLNQILHYEASA